In the Bacteroidia bacterium genome, one interval contains:
- a CDS encoding glycosyltransferase family 2 protein, with amino-acid sequence MPKISIIIPCYFNEENIPVTTEVLVENEVRFPQGTQIEYIFVDDGSKDGTWQALQNFRRKYPEKEIKIIKLAGNVGSHNAILAGMHFATGDCNVFIAADLQDPPELIPQMFEYWQKGIRLVIANRIDREEGFFQKLFSNTYHYLIRKLALKNVPSGGFDLILFDKVIKEEVIKMNEKNTNILYLMTWLNYEYVNIPYIRRRREIGKSRWTLKKKIKLFIDSFVSFSFFPIRLISATGLILGGIAFLYGVFLFIAKLMGKISLSGWTSLMLVLLFVSSFQMIGLGILGEYIWRTLDAARNRPNFVIDKIEQN; translated from the coding sequence ATGCCAAAAATTAGTATAATTATACCCTGTTACTTCAACGAAGAAAATATCCCTGTAACCACAGAAGTTTTAGTAGAAAATGAAGTACGGTTTCCCCAAGGTACGCAAATAGAGTACATTTTCGTAGATGATGGTTCAAAAGATGGTACTTGGCAGGCTTTACAAAATTTTAGACGAAAATATCCTGAAAAAGAAATTAAAATCATTAAATTGGCAGGAAATGTAGGTTCGCATAATGCTATTTTAGCAGGGATGCACTTTGCCACAGGGGATTGTAATGTATTTATTGCGGCAGATCTACAAGATCCACCTGAACTCATCCCACAAATGTTTGAATATTGGCAAAAGGGTATCCGTTTAGTAATTGCTAACCGCATAGATAGAGAAGAGGGATTTTTTCAAAAGCTATTTTCTAACACTTATCACTATCTTATTCGCAAGTTAGCGCTGAAAAACGTTCCATCAGGCGGTTTTGACCTTATTTTGTTTGATAAAGTAATTAAAGAGGAAGTTATTAAAATGAATGAAAAAAATACCAACATTTTATACTTAATGACATGGCTTAACTACGAATACGTAAATATTCCATACATACGCAGAAGGCGAGAAATAGGCAAATCTCGTTGGACTTTGAAGAAAAAAATAAAGCTTTTCATAGACTCTTTTGTATCTTTTTCTTTCTTTCCAATTCGGTTAATCTCTGCAACAGGGTTAATCCTTGGGGGTATAGCCTTTTTGTACGGTGTATTTTTGTTTATAGCTAAGCTAATGGGCAAAATTAGCCTTTCAGGTTGGACAAGTTTGATGTTAGTATTGCTGTTTGTATCCTCTTTTCAGATGATAGGGTTGGGAATTTTAGGCGAATATATTTGGCGTACTTTAGATGCGGCTCGCAACAGACCAAACTTTGTAATAGATAAGATAGAGCAGAACTAA